In Atribacteraceae bacterium, the genomic window GCTCAATTCAATCGCCTCGTGTCTACGGCATGAGAAACTGGAGCGACTACTACACTGCACGCCAAAAAGTGAGTTTGGCGACGCTGTGCGAGGCCATAGCCTTCAAGAATGCGAATGGTGAAACGCTAGCAGTCGCGGAGATCAGTGCCCTGCTTCTCTCCAAGTTCGTCGAACTCGCTACCGCGAACTGCAGATGGGAGACTGTGGCAGAGTGCCCTCGTTCGATCTTTACGCGACACGATCTACCTGCAATGTGGGATTTTGCCGAGGGTGTTCCAACTTCTTCATCCAGTGGGGGCTTCGAGCAGACTCTCCAGAACGTGCTTGGGGCATTGTCGCGGATCGGTACAGATTGGCGGTCGGGCCAGGTTCAGCAAGCGGATGCAAGGATGTCGCCACTGCCGCGCGAAAGTGCAGCGGTCTGGTTCACCGATCCTCCCTACTATGATGCGATTGCCTACGCGGATTTGTCGGACTTCTTCTTCGTGTGGCTGAAGAGAGCCTTGCCGCAACACGCCTTACTAATGGACCCTTTCGATCCAGAGAACCAGCTCGTTCCGAAGCGGCAGGAACTGACAGTCACCACGGTTGCCAAAGAGCAAGAGAAGCCGAAGACGAACGACGACTTCGAACAAGGTGTGGCAGAGTCGTTTGCACAGGGTGTTAGTGTGTCGCTGGAATCCGGAGTTGGATGCGTGGTCTTCGCACACAAGACAACGGAAGGCTGGGAAGCGTTTCTCACCGGAATGATGACTGGAGGCTGGGTAATAGTAGCCTCATGGCCAGTGGCGACCGAGATGGGGCACCGCTTCAACGCGCGAGAAGTTGCCGCCCTTGCCACTAGCGTTCATCTCATCTGCCGCCCGCGCCCCGAGGATGCCCCGGTCGGTGACTGGGGCGAGGTGCTGCGCGAGCTGCCCAAGCGCGTCGGCGACTGGATGGAACGGCTGCAGGGCGAGGACGTGCGCGGGGCGGACCTGGTTTTTGCCTGCATCGGCCCGGCCTTGGAGATCTTCAGCCGTTACTCGAAAGTCGAGACTGCCGAGGGCCGCGAGGTGGGGCTGCCGGAGTATTTGGAAAAGGTCTGGGAAGTGGTCGGCCGCACCGCACTCGAAAACATCCTCGGCACGGAGGAAGCGAAGGCCCGCAACGGCATCGCCGGCGCGTTGGAGGAGGACGCCCGGCTGACGGCGCTCTTCCTCTGGACATTCCAGAGCACGAACGGCACCGACACTACGATCGGGGAATCGGAGAAAGAACAAGAGGGGGACGAGGACGACAATGACAATGCCGGCAAGATGCCGGCGCTACGAGGCTTCACGCTCGTATTCGATGTGGTGCGCCGCTTCGCCCAACCTCTGGGGATCGAGCTTCCGAAGTGGGAGGGCCGGATTATCGAGACCAAGAAGGGCGCGGTGCGACTACTGTCTGTCTCCGAACGAGCCCAACAGCTTTTTGGCAAGGATGGGGCCGCAGCCGCGGCCGATTGGTTCGAGCCTGATGCGCGGGAGAGTCGCCAGATGACGCTTTTCCCAGAGTTCGAGGAAAAAAGCGGGCCGAAGGTTCGAGGCCGCTTCCGGAAGATAGTTGTAGATGCTAAAGGAGTTGAGTTTCAGGCAGATCGTGAAGCTACCACCCTTGACCGGGTGCATGCCGCGATGCTGCTGCAGACGGGTGGTCAGGCAAACTCCCTCCGGGCGCTCATTAAACTTGAGCAGGAGCGCGGCCCGGATTTCCTGCGTCTGGCCAATGCCTTGACGGCCCTGTACCCCAAAGAAAGCGAAGAGAAACGACTGCTGGACGCCATGCTGTTGGCAGTGCCACGATAAGGCAAAAGTAGAAACGGAAAAGGCAAAAGGGATGAACGGCAAAGAGAAACCGAGAGACATCAAGGAGCGAACCTTCCAGTTCGCCTTGGCGATTGTTCGGCTGTGTCAGCGGATGGAAAATGAATTCGGCGTGTGGCGGGTGCTTGGAAGGCAACTGCTGAGATCGGGTACTTCCATCGGCGCGAATGTGGAAGAGGTACAGGCGGGACAGAGTAAGGCGGACTTCACGAGTAAGTACGCCATCGCGCTGAAGGAAGCCAGAGAGACGACCTATTGGCTTCGCCTGCTCAAGGAGTCCGGTACATTGAAGGATGGCTCGGTCGAAGCACTCATTCAAGAAGCGGACGAACTCTCCCGCATCATCGGCTCGATTGTCGTAAACGCGAAGAGGGAGAAGTCGAAATGACCTCACCTGCCTCTTGCCTTTCAACTTTTGCCTTTTGCCTTTCAACCGGAGGTTGACATGGAACCCTGGTACAAAATAGCCACGCTGCGCAAGGAGGTCCGTGCGGGGCGCTCGTTTAACCCGGATGAGTTTGCCATCCACCTGGAGCAGGTGATCGCGAAAACCGCCCCGGAGGACTACCGGGATCCAAGGCAGTTCTTCGCCCGGACCTGCTTCACGCGGGCGCTGCGTGAACATGCGGGGATGGTGCTGCGGCGCCTCTCCGGCCTGACGGCAAACACGGCCCCGGTCATGACGCTGATCACCCAGTTCGGCGGCGGTAAAACGCACACGCTCACTGCCCTCTATCATATAGCCACGGGCGGCCGGGAGGCGTCCGGGTATCCCGGGGATCAATGATTTGCTCAAAGAGGCTGGCCTTGGCACAGTGCCGCAGGCCCGCGTCGCCGTCTTTGTCGGTAACGCCTGGGACCCCAAGGAGGGACGGGAAACACCGTGGATGGACATTGCCAGGCAACTGGCCGGCGAAAAAGGCGCCGCGGCCTTAGGCAAGGCCGCCTGGAACACGCCCCCGGGGACTGAAGCCATCGGGCGCGTGTTCCAGGCGGCGGAAGGGCCGGTGCTGCTCCTCTTTGACGAAGTATTAAACTTTCTGAACCGTCACCGGGGGATGGCCGAGCAGTTTCACGCTTTTATCCAGAATCTGACCGTGGCCACGACGGGGACGACGCACGGCGCGGCGGTCATCAGTCTGCCGCGCAGTCAGGTGGAGATGACCGACTGGGATTTAAAGTGGCAGGAGAAGATTACCAGAGTCGTGCGCCGGGTGGCTAAGGACCTCATCGCCAACGATGAGACCGAGATCAGCGAAGTGGTGCGGCGGCGCCTTTTCGAAGATATCGGGAACGAGCGGGTGCGGAATAAGGTGGCCAAAACCTACGCGGATTGGTGTTTTGAACGACGGGCTGAACTCCCGCCCGAATGGACGGCTGTGGACACGGCGGCAACGGAGGCCAAAGCCCGGGAGCAACTCCGCAATCGGTTTGAGACTTGCTATCCTTTCCATCCGTCCACCTTGTCGGTGTTCCAGCGTAAGTGGCAGACGCTCCCGCAGTACCAGCAGACGCGGGGAACCCTGGCCATGCTGGCGCAATGGATCTCCTGGGCGTATCAAACGGGCTACGCCGAGGCCCGGCGGGAACCACTCCTTACCCTTGGATCGGCGCCGTTGGAAGCACCGGGTTTCCGGGGTGTGGTACTGGGGCAATTGGGGGAATCCCGCCTCATTGCCGCGCTTGACGCCGATATCTCTGGGACTCATTCCCACGCGCGGGCCCTTGACGCGGACACCAGAGGGTCCTTGCGGAACATTCACCGCCGGGTAGGAGCCACGATCATGTTTGAGTCTTTCGGCGGCCAGGTGGACAAGGTGGCGCATCTGCCCGAGTTACGGTTCGCGCTCGGGGAACCGGAGGTGGATACCACATCAGTGGACAACGCGGCCTTCGCAATGGAGGATAAGTCCTACTTTATCCGGCGGGTGGGGTCGGACGGGTTTAAGATCAGCCACCAGCCGACGGTGAAAAAGGTGGTTAATGACCGGAGAGCTTCCCTGGACGAGGAATCCGAAATCAAACCGGCCATGCGCAGACTGGTTGAGGAGGCGTTCAGGCACGGCGCGAGTGTACCCTTGGTGGTATTCCCGGAGGATGGAAGCGCTGTACAGGATACCCCGAAGCTGACACTGGCGCTGATAGACCCGGAGCAAGAGTGGACAGGTGGAACCACGCTTCGGCAGCAAATAGGGCAATGGACAAAGTTTCGGGGCCAGTCGCCGCGATTGTACCCCGGGGCATTAGTATGGTGCTGGAAAAAACCGGGCCGTGATCTGCGGGACAGCGTGGAGATGTGGCTGGCCTGGAAGCGGGTGGCGCGGGAGATTGCCGATGGCACACTGGGCGGTGACTTTGACCGTGCCAGCCAGGCGGAAATCCAGGCCAAGGCGGCTGAGGTGGCCGAGGCGGCTAAGAATGAGGTCTGGGCCGGCTACCGTTTCGCGGTGCTCTATGATCCCACACCACATCCCTCTCCCACTGGGAGAGGGAGTGAGGGTGAGGGAGATGGGCTCGAGACCATTGATCTTGGCGCGGGTCATTCCAGCTCTGGCGAGACACTCTGCGGCCGCGTGATTGCCGCTCTAAAGTCGCGGGCCTTGCTGAATGAGTCCGTGGGTGCGGGCTACCTCGAGCGGAACTGGCCGCCGGCTCTCAAACAAGCCGGGGCCTGGCCGCTGGCCGGCCTGCGGCAAAGCTTTTTGAACGGCTCACTGACCAGGCTGCTGGACCCGGATACCGTTTTACGCGGCAAGATCGTCGAATTTGTAGAGCGGGGTGATTTCGGCATTGTATCCGGGCAAAAGCCGGAGGGCGGCTACGAGCGTTTGTGGTTCAAGGAGTTAATTGCTTCAGAGGAAGTGACCTTTGAACCGGGCGTGTTCTTGTTACTGAAGTCTAAGGCCGAGGCTTTAAAGAGCGCACCGGAGCCCGAGGGGGTTGTTGGTCCTGAACCAATCCCCGGACCGGTGTGGGAACCGGAACCGATCCCCGACCAGGAACCGGGGCCGGAGCCCGTGCCGGGGGCTGCCACCAGGACGCTTCGGATCGCCGGAGACCTGCCCCCGGAAGTCTGGAACCGGCTGGGAATAAAACTGGTGTCAAAATTGCGCAGCGGCTCTGACCTTATGCTTAACATTGAATTCTTGGTCACAGTGGAAGGTGCGGTCTCCCGAAGTTTTGAAGCCGATCTGAAACAAATACTGGACGACCTCGGCTTGGCGGACCGCGTGCGGGTTGAGCTGGCAGGAGGGATGAACGCGTGATCCGATTCGGCCATAGACGCGTGAGGTGCAGAGCGTCGAGGACCGTTGCACCTGCGAGGACTTCACCTGTCCCGCTTCCGCTGCTTGAGGGAGCCTTTTGGTATTAGCGGGGTTCGAACTTACGGGAAGGGTTCTGGATGATGAAAAACGAGCCCGTGCACATCGTGAGCGGCGACTTCCAGAACGTATGGCTGGAGGTAGTGAGGCGACTGATGGGAACGTGTACGATCTTTGTAGACGCCGGGTTTACGCCGAACCACCAAACCACGGGTGGCGAGTTAGATCCACAGTCCACGGGAACGGGGCAACTCCACTTCGACTCAAAGAAGAGAATGACGGGTTAATCGTT contains:
- a CDS encoding DUF499 domain-containing protein, whose translation is MPQARVAVFVGNAWDPKEGRETPWMDIARQLAGEKGAAALGKAAWNTPPGTEAIGRVFQAAEGPVLLLFDEVLNFLNRHRGMAEQFHAFIQNLTVATTGTTHGAAVISLPRSQVEMTDWDLKWQEKITRVVRRVAKDLIANDETEISEVVRRRLFEDIGNERVRNKVAKTYADWCFERRAELPPEWTAVDTAATEAKAREQLRNRFETCYPFHPSTLSVFQRKWQTLPQYQQTRGTLAMLAQWISWAYQTGYAEARREPLLTLGSAPLEAPGFRGVVLGQLGESRLIAALDADISGTHSHARALDADTRGSLRNIHRRVGATIMFESFGGQVDKVAHLPELRFALGEPEVDTTSVDNAAFAMEDKSYFIRRVGSDGFKISHQPTVKKVVNDRRASLDEESEIKPAMRRLVEEAFRHGASVPLVVFPEDGSAVQDTPKLTLALIDPEQEWTGGTTLRQQIGQWTKFRGQSPRLYPGALVWCWKKPGRDLRDSVEMWLAWKRVAREIADGTLGGDFDRASQAEIQAKAAEVAEAAKNEVWAGYRFAVLYDPTPHPSPTGRGSEGEGDGLETIDLGAGHSSSGETLCGRVIAALKSRALLNESVGAGYLERNWPPALKQAGAWPLAGLRQSFLNGSLTRLLDPDTVLRGKIVEFVERGDFGIVSGQKPEGGYERLWFKELIASEEVTFEPGVFLLLKSKAEALKSAPEPEGVVGPEPIPGPVWEPEPIPDQEPGPEPVPGAATRTLRIAGDLPPEVWNRLGIKLVSKLRSGSDLMLNIEFLVTVEGAVSRSFEADLKQILDDLGLADRVRVELAGGMNA
- a CDS encoding four helix bundle protein, whose translation is MNGKEKPRDIKERTFQFALAIVRLCQRMENEFGVWRVLGRQLLRSGTSIGANVEEVQAGQSKADFTSKYAIALKEARETTYWLRLLKESGTLKDGSVEALIQEADELSRIIGSIVVNAKREKSK